A DNA window from Siniperca chuatsi isolate FFG_IHB_CAS linkage group LG6, ASM2008510v1, whole genome shotgun sequence contains the following coding sequences:
- the LOC122877923 gene encoding aquaporin-4-like — translation MQEVLLPLPYTTLSVLASVLLHSSQSHDCFQGHLDSGVLALQGAEFFAMLLFVLLSLGSTINWGAVEEDPRPPDLVLISLCFGLSIATMVQCISHISGAHINPAIPYTGASMNPARSFGPAMVTWCWENHWVYWVGPFLGVALAAALYEYLFCPDPELKKCYSEAFIKIPFTATKHRQGTVTAQEPLFTVMDVERAERKKREREISGEVLSSV, via the exons ATGCAG GAGGTGTTGCTTCCCCTGCCGTACACCACACTGTCAGTTCTGGCCTCAGTCTTGCTGCACTCGAGTCAAAGCCATGACTGCTTTCAAGGGCATCTGGACTCAGGAGTTCTGGCGCTGCAGGGGGCCGAGTTCTTCGCTATGCTGCTGTTCGTCCTGCTCAGCCTCGGGTCAACCATCAACTGGGGGGCGGTTGAGGAGGATCCCCGTCCCCCTGACCTGGTGCTCATCTCGCTCTGCTTTGGCCTGAGCATTGCTACCATGGTGCAGTGCATCAGCCACATCAGTGGTGCTCATATCAACCCGGCA ATTCCGTACACTGGAGCCAGTATGAACCCTGCCCGATCCTTTGGCCCAGCCATGGTCACATGGTGCTGGGAAAACCACTGG gTGTACTGGGTGGGTCCATTTTTGGGTGTTGCTCTGGCTGCAGCTCTGTATGAATACCTATTCTGTCCAGACCCAGAGCTGAAGAAATGTTACTCCGAGGCATTCATCAAGATACCCTTCACTGCTACTAAACACCGGCAGGGCACAGTCACAGCCCAGGAGCCTCTCTTCACTGTCATGGATGTGGAGAGAgctgagaggaagaaaagagagagggagatatcGGGGGAGGTGTTGTCCTCTGTATGA